CCTCATACTTGTCATCAATATCCACATTCATGAATGCCTCTTTGTCAACATAATGAATATTCACAATCTTGTCCATCTAAAAAAATGGTAACATAAATATAAGAAATGTACAATGCTAAATATACCACATTGCTAACAAAACCCCTAACCCTAACGCTAAATCTTAACATTagccataaccctaaccctaaatcTTAACATTAGCCATAACCCACAATAAGGTATGCTCAACAACATCAAAATGCAACACTATTGGAACAACAATACTCAAAACATCACATTATAGATCCATGCTCAAAACTATGGTTaggaacaacaagaacaaatcaatCCAAATGGACAAATCCAACCAATACAAATTTGTGAGATGAAGGAGGTTACCTCAACGAACGGAAATGACACCGAATCCACGGACCAACCCAATCGATTTGCaaggatttgagaggggctaagtgaGGGACACAAAGGGGGAAAATGGCAAGAGCTCGGGATAGGCCAATGGGGAAGAAGAGAGTGATGAGTGGTGGGTGGAAGCCCCGCGGCCACCTAAAATATCTGCACCAGAAACGCTAGATGGATCGGCGTTTCCAACCTGCCACGTCAGCAAACAACGGGTCCTCGGCCTGGCAGTGGGCCAGGGCAGAAACGTTAGTTGGTTCGGCGTTTCAGTCAACACTGAAACGCCGAAAACGCCACGGGCCCTGACGTTTCTAAAAGGGTCAAATCATGAAATACTTTCACGTCGGGTTCAGTTTGTGACAATAAACGCTAACAAGGTTAGAACAGTGATTTCGGCCGAGGGAGTACTGGTTACAGTAGTGCTCAGAACACCACTAGCATCTTCCATATTAGTCTCGTCAGGCCGCCACGCCCGTGCACTAATTGTGACGTGCGGCTGAAGCACCCACTAACGACGTTTTCTAAATGCCGCTAGTAGGCCTTTCTATACTATTACCCCGTTCTAAAATACAAGACGTTGCCAGGCctaccaaaacgtcttatattttagaAGGGAGGTAGTAATACAGTAGCTAAACTGAAAGGCATGTTAAACATATCGACGAGACAAGTCAGTCACAGCCACACAATCACGACAACATACCCTCCACAATCTGAGCTCCTACATCACATTTATACAGAACTGACGGGCAAAATATAAAGAAACCAGTGATTCAGGATGAATGAACAGAGAAAACAGGGTGAAGAAAAGCTCTCCACGAACATATTTGGTATCTACTACCAGTCTAAACCGCAGAAGCAGGCAACATGACAATCTGTGATGAAGTTTTCTTGCGGATGAAACTTTGTAGTTGAATTCAGCCAAACAGATTATGTGGCGCTGGGTCAGCCATGAGTGAGCTATGGTGATGAACCATATGCCACCTGCCATTACAGAACTCGTATACATTGGTCACATGGAACGGCCCTGGGTCAACATCGACATGAACCTTCATGTTAACCCATGCTACATCAGCAAGTACACGAGCTCTGACATCCCGTAGCTGAAAATCAGTGCCCTGGCCTCCATCTTGGCCCCAGTTGAATAACAAGCCCCAGCTGTTCATCACTGCATTGTATCTGCCAAAACGAGGAGTTAAATGATGGCATAGCACCATAAGAGTAGATCATGTCTACTTGAACAAATGACAAGAAAAATTATCCAGGATTGCTCAAATGGAACTGTCATCCCAAAGGGAAGAGCAGCAAAAGAAGGTACTTGTTGTTTTTCAATTTCATACAGTGAAGAAATGTGATGGTGTTTGTCACCATATGTCTGGGTTCTACTTGGAACGGTACTGGTCACTGGAGAAGCTTCCAGAAACTAACGCAACATCAGCAATCATACATAGAAAAATGTGCACCTCTGGTGATTTGGTGAAGCAGTCATACTTGGCGCAAAAGTATTCAGCATTCAGCACATTTCCAATTCAAACTATATGAAAAGGTGAATCTATACCCTGAAACCACTACAATGTGTAAGGGCTCCAAGAACATACTCAATTTGATAATCTTCTATAAACACATGATGTTGGAAAATAATTGTCTAGCATGACGGCTAAACTAATATTCGCTGGAATGTGCAGTTTAATCACTTTCGCCTGCCTAATTACGGCAAGACACAAATGCGTGAATATGAATAAGTGACTGGAAGGAATTTTCCTAATCATGACACAGCACATGTACTAGTACTATTGTTTGTGGCAACATCCTCTATAGCACTAAGCTCCCTAGTTTTAAAGAGCCCAGATTCAATTGAGATCTCCAAATAGAATTGGGTCACCCGATTTTGACCGGATCAAAAATTCTGCAAAGCTCTCTCATTCAATTCTTTATACTATACACTATGATTTCTAATTTTTAAGGCCTCACAATTAATTGAGGTATTCAATTTAGAATTGCGTCATCCAATTTTaaccgggtcaacaatttctcaagctCTCCCATTTAATTCTTTTAATTCACCATGTTCCGTAATTTCAAAGCTCTTCCATtcaattgaggtattcaattttggaTCTGGTTTACGATTTTGATCGGGCCAACAATTTTTCAAATCAATTAGCAGCAACCGgcctataaaaacatatcaatccCGCGCACCCTCTCACCACCTAGAAAAAAGAAGTGTCACCATGTGATATTGTAGCACTAATATAGTATATGCAAGCACCGACACAGAAATTTCTCCACATAAATATAGATCAGTTAGCGGATAACACATAATCACACCACAAATAGCCCCACCAAATCAACGCactataaataataataaaaaacacTCTATCATCtcccctacctaccaaacttaataTTCCATCAGTTCCAAAATATAAAGGGTATTAGTTTTTTAGAAAGTCAAATTTCTTTAAATTTGACCAAGTTGAGAGAAAAAACATCGACATTcacaatattaaacaaaaaatatatgaaaattcatttcatgatgaatctaaaaaTACTGATATGATATTATggattttgatatatttctctacaaatttgatcaaacttaaaatgtttgactttccaaaaaagtaatacaccttatattttgaaacagTGATTAGTTTTTTTTTAAGAAACCCAACAACACAAACGGCGCAGCAAAGCGCGCCCAacccttctactccctccgtccaaaaatacttgtcatcaaaatggataaaaagagatgtatctagaactaaaatacatctagatacatccccctttatccattttgatgacaagtatttccggacggagggagtagtaaatagcTAAGTTGCAAAACCCCAATGACTGGGAGATATAACCCAAGGAAAAGATTTAAATAGAGAACAAGTGCTACAAGCCTCCCAAGCTGTCCGCTTGCACATTTCTACTTGTTTATTAGACGAGACTTAACAAATTCGCATATAAGGTGAAAGCAATATGGCCATGGAAATGAATGTTGGAGATGAGTGAATTGACATTGGTGCTATGTATAACTCCACAATAAACGCTTTACAGAATTGTTAGCTGTGCTACCTATACCAGCAATAAACTCCATATGGACTTTTTTTCTTTACCAAAGTGCTTCTGGTATCAAGTTCACAGAAGAAACAAAAATTATCTCTGCAGTAACTTATCCATATGTCTACGCAGCTGCACAACTAATTTAAGCTTTCTCGATCTCTGCCCAATCCAACAGAAAATGAAATGAGCCATTTATGCATCTTTCGCAACAGTAAAGAATTATATAGGTCATGCCTTTTGAGCCATAGCTAAATCAGAGTGAAGTCTAAACATACCCTGTAAAAAGCTCTCCAGTAGCATGTACGCATTTTACATAGTCTGAGTTAAGCCAGAAGTGACTCATTGCTGGCAAGGATCCTTCCCTGATGATATTATAGAACTCAGCATTCACATTCATGATGGCCTTTGTAGCTGCATAGTATGCCTTCCATCCGTTAGGTGGAGTTATAGTATCCTGCTCCGCTGTAAAATCCTACAAGGGAGAGGTTGATTTATGAAAAACTCAAAGAAAGTGAAATTTTGCGGTTCGATTGGCGGTTTTATATCAATGCTCACAACGAAAATTGCCTTATTCAACCATTATAACCTCACACAGTCCCAA
The Triticum dicoccoides isolate Atlit2015 ecotype Zavitan chromosome 3A, WEW_v2.0, whole genome shotgun sequence genome window above contains:
- the LOC119268149 gene encoding F-box protein SKIP8-like produces the protein MAVGGEMNKAPAPAPATTGASMMEQLVPEITTHALSYLDCTSLCRLSMTNSAMRRAANDDGAWKALYHKDFTAEQDTITPPNGWKAYYAATKAIMNVNAEFYNIIREGSLPAMSHFWLNSDYVKCVHATGELFTGYNAVMNSWGLLFNWGQDGGQGTDFQLRDVRARVLADVAWVNMKVHVDVDPGPFHVTNVYEFCNGRWHMVHHHSSLMADPAPHNLFG